From the genome of Bombus vancouverensis nearcticus chromosome 4, iyBomVanc1_principal, whole genome shotgun sequence:
TCAACATTTAAAAAGTAGAACGACTGGTTTCAGTGGGTAGTTTAGAAGTTGGCTCGTGTCTTTGACAACGAACGTGGAATTTGCTCAGCCCTCGGAactatatataacatataattttCGAATAGGTAAAGAACggaaatataataatgtacagtttcattatttgtaaaataaaatatctcgatAACCGAATGAATATAGTTCCGGATTTCTGTCAAAGATATCCTAATGTCGAttgtacgtattttttaaataaaaaatttaatgtttataTAACTGTTAATAAGGGTTCTAATTATTCATGtatgaatttcattttaatacCATTGAGATATTAATGAAGGACAGTGacaagtaaaaaaagaaaacaggaaAGGATTCTATAGCTATTCTACTGCGTTAATTTAACAACGTATCTTGGTAAATGAAAAATGCAAATCATACTTTCATACAGTGCGAAACgtggattatttaaaaaaagaaatatgtacTTAGTAACAACGCGCGTTGATGCAACTTCATTAGCGCGTTCTACTGCGTTCACGACAATGGTACTTCTCTTCAGTCTTTAAGGTGCACAATGCTGCGAATTTAatacaacaaagtattatattAAAGCTAGATTATCGATCGCACTCAGTGGATCCACTTTAATTCTCCTCATTCGATGATTTGCTGAAATACGATCTTCTACGTAGGTATTGTCTAAAAAGTGTATGTTCGATTCTAACATTTTTCCTATTCAGTTATCAAACAAATAGTCGTTTGATCATCGATCGATCAAAACAGGCTATTTCACAGAATCTGACAAGCTTATCGATTTAATCGTATCAGTCATATCACGCAAGCGCGTCTTCTTGCTCATTTACGTGATTTGACACGCGATATTGCCATCACAATTCGACGTTAGACCCGCTACGACGAACATAGCGGTTGAAGTAATCGGGACGCCAACACTTGCAGCTTCCTGGCACCAGGAACCAATCGTAGTACAATCTTACCTGTATCGCATACAAACGGGGTCAAGAAACTGTTAAACAAAATTTTCACTTGGAACATTTTAAATCGTCCGATTACCTGGAAACAACCCATTTCGTCGACACCGTCGCAATGATGCTGGGACGATCCGCTGTTGCGAGCTTCATTCTCCCCGGCACGTTTCTGTAAATATTGTTGATAATTCTGGAAATCGTGAACAGGCGGCGGTGAACCGGCAGTATCCCTCAGGCCGTTGATTCTAGAATTTTGATTTTCTTCCAAAAACGTGTCAGGATAGAAGATCTCTGCTACTAGCAAACTAGTCCATCTTGGCGACGACAGACAGCCACCATCCAAGTAATGACATCTTGATTGCCTGTGAAAGatcgattaatattaaaaatcgcTCGACGATAACAATTGGTTACGATAATTGCATATGCTCTGTCATATTACATGCATCGGGTTACTTCGATCGTCTGAGTGAAGTAACCCTCGTAAGGGATTTGCACCACGTAGCGCCAAACTCCTTGATAGTTCTTGGCGAACACTGGTGTAGCGTACTCCACTTTAGCTGGACAAGGAGTGGGTGGACCGGTGTATTCTGGCTTCTCTTGTGGCGGTGTTCGTTGACGGTACTCAGGGGTGGAGGGCTCGTCACGGCGTTCAGCTGCTGAGGTAGCCAATGGTTCACCTTGTATAGCCTTGTACAGCATGCAAACTCTTTGGCGTAAAACAGAAATTATAGTTCAAAATTCAAACTtgtatttttgaaaataattcgTTTAGCGACTTACACTCCTCCACCATTTTCGCAGAATTTACGACCGTTTCTGAGAGTATCCAAGGCGCTTTCCGAATCGGACGATCGCTTGCTTCTACTTCCTTTCTCGTCGGTGTCGACACTGTCGATATTAGGAAAAAAAAGTACATTTTACAAAACGACAACCCAACGATAGATTTACGTTTCTATATAATTACTAACGAATTCTGGAAATAGGATTGCACCGTGGCGACCTTCGGCAATGAATCGTCAGCCTTGAGTATAGGCAGCGCTTTGCTTAGAAATTTCAACGTGTGATTTTTCAACAGCGCGCTATAAGAAAAAATGAGAAAGGATATCAAATCACGGTTAGAATTTATCATGATATCTCatcatataaataattttgttacaCTTACAAAGGATACGACGAGCCATTGAAATACTGATTCATAGGATTTCGCGGGATATAACCCTTGTTAAGATCCCCGCAAATATTGTGTATGGAAACGTAACCCTTTCCCTGTTTACCGGTGTCTAGAATCATTCATGTACGTTTATTTGGAAGTAGCAGAgagaataatttgtattccttCTTTGCTGACGCATGATATTAAAGTGGCACAACTTTGAAATGCGTACCATAGCATTCTTTGTCGCTATCTATATAAGGTGGCGGCCTCACTTTAGGCGGTTCTGCGTTCGGTGACTTCACGAAGGCGTAATATCCTTCTGGAGGTTCGTTAGATTCTGTCGTCGAATCGACGTCATTTGGTTTCGATTGTTTCGTGTCCGAATATTCATTTGCGTGGCACAAAATGCATAAAAGTACCATCTACAAAATTCACACATGATAAGTACAATACCCCTAACCTCTTTCGCATAAATATTTACACTGGTTCTCTTTATTTGCGACATTGCTTAATCACAATAATCATCTTTTTATGCCGTTtgtgaaattaaattatataatcatTGTTATACATTGATTTCCTCTATTTTACCTTTTCGTCTGGATCGCGTATTTATCAGTGTCTCAAAACTACGAAACTTCATTCGACTTAATCGTTATTGTAGCTTAATTAAAATCTTAACTCAAAGCAAACAGACGGTTCGTGCTAACATTTCATAGATCCAACAAGTTGGCTACAACAGAAGGGAAGCTTTATTCGAATGGAAGCCAGGATCAACGAAATACAAACAACAAGTTGTTTGAACTAGCTTGTCGATGATCCTTCGTCTCTACGCGTTTCGGTCTTACAAGGTATTCCCCGTTAGTAAGATACCGACGTGTATCGTATTCGGCCTTAACGGTACTCGGTCCACGCTCCGCGGACTATTAATACCCCGAGACTATAGTCTTGTATACTGACTGCCCCACTAAGCGTGCACGTTCGCCAGCCGTTACATTCTTTCGGCTGTTTAACCTTCAGGAATTTCGAGGATAAAAATCGTCATGTGGAACTATCAGAGGATATTTCATTAATCGTGTAAGCTACCATAGATCATTTATTTTGCTGCCTCTTTGACTACACATTTGTACAGATTCACAGAATGATTATTCGTTTGACCAAGAAAATTGTGATAATCGAATCGACGAGAAATTTGGTTGCCCAAaagattttttcaaatttctacgcACACTGTACTATTTGTATCATTATTATATGTAAGCTGCGGATGTTTACGCGGATTCATATCTTTATAAACATCGATAAAGGAATGAAACCTCTTTATAAGAAAAAATGATTTATACTTTAAGTGCGAATATTCTCAAGAAATATATTATGAAACTACTTGAAAGATTATGGAGGAAAGATAATTGTTAAGTAAAATATCTAATACTACATTATCCAGACGCTAAGGTTTGTATCTGAGACATGCATGAAATCTAcctttaaatttctttaaaaatatacctaacctaacctaaccccaacctaacccaataCATATAcaggttggtaactggtggtacaagcggaaagagagtgattctacgcgaaaaaaagaagtcgaaaatatagaataaaaatgtttcgttcgaggcttcgttttcgagaaaatcgactttgaattttcgctcggtacgcgtgcggtaagttataacggatctcactgtagatcgttgtctcgatggaaaaattaaaaaaagaaaaaaattaaaaaaaatatttttattctatattttcgacttcttttttcacgtagaatcactctctttccgcttgtaccactagttaccaaccaccctgtatatagtatTTTTGTGGTTGCTACTATCAAGAGTACATTTATTGGCTGTATCGTATGTTTTATCAGGAAAATAATACCGAATTAAGATTTCTGTGAATGAGTAGCattttctttctattatttatctGTTCTAATGCCTAGGGCACGATTAGGAAAGGTAGGATGCCAGTCCCCTGTCACTCGGTATGGATATGACAGGCAAAATTTGTATTCATAATTCGTGTCAAATTAGTCTATGGTGATGCTTTGTATGATTGTTAATCGAAATATTTACTCCATTCCCAGAATTGGAAAAATATTGTTTCAGCAAGAGTTACATAGTTTTGAGAGAGACATGTGGTTGAAAAGATCTTAGGtttctattttgtttaataGGTTATGTACTACTTTCTTTTTAGTTGGTGACAACTCTCAAAAGCAAGTTTTAATGATAAACTAATAAAATGAGATAGAAGTCATCGTTAGATTCCGTTACGATTTCCGTTGGTTTTGAAAattttgttcattgtaaagtaaaatcataaatcATTTTCAGAATACCAAGGCAAGGTATCAGTCAGATTTGTGATTATTTAAATCGCGTTCGATTAACATTTGACATTCCATTGACAAGAGGCGATATTAAAAAAGACGTAAAAGTATACTTTTCCCGCCATGACATTTATTACGCATTTGTGTAACGGTATTACTTTATACCGGTTCCCTGCGATTACTGAATGCGGGACATTTCTATAATAAGCATCGACTAACGTGAAGGTATTGAATTTATTGAACCTTTTCCGCTACAGTTCATCTAGAATGCGCACCGATCGAGTATATTTGGCGCTTGATTCCATAGAAATTGTAATCAGTTATACTTGTACGAGGTCAGTTTTGAGAAGAagcgatttaaaaaatattatggtTCTATATTCACTTTTATATATAATTCGTTCCAAATTATTGATTCATTATACTtacatg
Proteins encoded in this window:
- the spz6 gene encoding spaetzle domain-containing protein 6 isoform X1, producing MEYRTFIMVLLCILCHANEYSDTKQSKPNDVDSTTESNEPPEGYYAFVKSPNAEPPKVRPPPYIDSDKECYDTGKQGKGYVSIHNICGDLNKGYIPRNPMNQYFNGSSYPFALLKNHTLKFLSKALPILKADDSLPKVATVQSYFQNSVDTDEKGSRSKRSSDSESALDTLRNGRKFCENGGGVVCMLYKAIQGEPLATSAAERRDEPSTPEYRQRTPPQEKPEYTGPPTPCPAKVEYATPVFAKNYQGVWRYVVQIPYEGYFTQTIEVTRCMQSRCHYLDGGCLSSPRWTSLLVAEIFYPDTFLEENQNSRINGLRDTAGSPPPVHDFQNYQQYLQKRAGENEARNSGSSQHHCDGVDEMGCFQVRLYYDWFLVPGSCKCWRPDYFNRYVRRSGSNVEL
- the spz6 gene encoding spaetzle domain-containing protein 6 isoform X2, with the protein product MVLLCILCHANEYSDTKQSKPNDVDSTTESNEPPEGYYAFVKSPNAEPPKVRPPPYIDSDKECYDTGKQGKGYVSIHNICGDLNKGYIPRNPMNQYFNGSSYPFALLKNHTLKFLSKALPILKADDSLPKVATVQSYFQNSVDTDEKGSRSKRSSDSESALDTLRNGRKFCENGGGVVCMLYKAIQGEPLATSAAERRDEPSTPEYRQRTPPQEKPEYTGPPTPCPAKVEYATPVFAKNYQGVWRYVVQIPYEGYFTQTIEVTRCMQSRCHYLDGGCLSSPRWTSLLVAEIFYPDTFLEENQNSRINGLRDTAGSPPPVHDFQNYQQYLQKRAGENEARNSGSSQHHCDGVDEMGCFQVRLYYDWFLVPGSCKCWRPDYFNRYVRRSGSNVEL